The nucleotide window GTGAGCCTGTATCAGCCGAGGCTTTCGAAGCGAAATTTTCTGAGCCGCTTTTTTCGCTTCCTATGGTGAACGATCTTAAAAAGCTTGAAAAGCATGGATTGTTGACGGTCGATACGAATAGAAAAATCATTACTCTCACGGAAACCGGAAAGACCTTGGTGGAAGCTATTATTCACATCGATTTATCGGATCTTAGTGGCAGCAAAGGGCGCGGAAAACGAAGTCTAGGCTTACTGCAAGCCAATGCAAGCTAAGTGTTTCCAGTAAGCGAAATTTGACGCCACGCTCCGCTATGAAAGCGCCACGCCAGTATCGCAGCAAGCGCGACGAGACAGCAAAGTAAACTTACCATTGCAGCGAGATATCCCCCATTGAATATAATGGCCGAGAAATAGGCAAGCGGTACAAAGAAAAGCCAAGAAAGTAAGATGCGCGCAAGCATGCACCAGAATGTATCGCCCGCTGCACGCAGTGTTTCCCCGTAGCTCATGCTGACCGCATCAAAAACCTGCCAAGTTGCACTTACTACTAGCATTGACGCTCCAATTCGGATCATTTCATTCGAGTCTTGGTCGAACGCAAACCAAAGCATGAGTTGTTCTGGTATGCACAAATAGAAAAAGCCTACAGTAACTTCCCACGCGATTGCTATTAATATAGTGGTTTTTAAAGTAGGCCACACTCGCGATGATTGTTTAGATCCTATGTGTTGTCCCGCAATAATAGCTCCTGCAGAGCTAACGCCAAACGCAGGCATATAGGAGGCGGTATTGATATTAAAGACGACCATTGCAGCGGCCAAAACGGTGGTTCCCAGTTGAGCAACGACGACGCTGATAAACACTGTAAACGCCGCAAATTCCAAGAATAAATTTGTTCCGTGGGGGAGCCCAAACCATAGTACACGCAAAAACTCCGAGCCTTTCATTGTGCGCAATGCCGCAAGATTATATTTACGCTGGTCGAATAGAAAAAAAACAAGCAAAGCGAGAAA belongs to Myxococcales bacterium and includes:
- a CDS encoding MATE family efflux transporter codes for the protein MTRSPLLFTILKLAWPMIIARSTQAIVGLSDALMSAPLGEAGLAAVTTGSVNTFSILTLPCGTAFILQSFSAQFAGRNDKQTNTRYAWYGLIFSAQAGLIVIALLPALPWFLHLFAYQTSVRLQIADYMYYRFIGAFAVIGLEAIGNWYAGLGKTRLHMNAGLIGMICNVFLNFLLIEGHWGAPALGAKGAGIASSIASIIAFLALLVFFLFDQRKYNLAALRTMKGSEFLRVLWFGLPHGTNLFLEFAAFTVFISVVVAQLGTTVLAAAMVVFNINTASYMPAFGVSSAGAIIAGQHIGSKQSSRVWPTLKTTILIAIAWEVTVGFFYLCIPEQLMLWFAFDQDSNEMIRIGASMLVVSATWQVFDAVSMSYGETLRAAGDTFWCMLARILLSWLFFVPLAYFSAIIFNGGYLAAMVSLLCCLVALAAILAWRFHSGAWRQISLTGNT